A portion of the Bdellovibrio bacteriovorus genome contains these proteins:
- the tolQ gene encoding protein TolQ, producing the protein MSAFQFINVAQAAPAVSVNTSSMDALMHASPVVQLTLLILVVLSIFCWAIGYSKYQTFRKMNESDELFLSKFWKVNSLDTLYEDIDQYANSSVARVFKAAYLEMKKISESPLLAKTDGDKPILSGIDNLQRVLNKAQENEIARLESRLTVLATTGSTGPFIGLFGTVWGIMGSFHKIGQTGSASLAVVAPGISEALIATAIGLAAAIPAVVLYNNFIARIRRQEIVLNNFNADFLNIVKRNFFQGN; encoded by the coding sequence ATGTCCGCTTTTCAATTCATTAACGTAGCTCAAGCAGCTCCGGCCGTGTCGGTAAACACCAGCTCGATGGATGCACTTATGCATGCAAGTCCGGTGGTGCAACTGACTCTTTTAATCTTAGTCGTTTTATCGATTTTTTGTTGGGCTATTGGTTATTCAAAATACCAAACCTTCAGAAAAATGAATGAGTCTGACGAACTTTTCTTAAGCAAATTTTGGAAAGTAAATTCCCTGGACACTCTTTATGAAGATATCGATCAATATGCGAATTCTTCAGTCGCACGCGTATTTAAAGCGGCTTACTTAGAAATGAAGAAGATTTCTGAGTCTCCGTTGTTAGCCAAAACAGATGGGGATAAACCGATTCTTTCTGGGATCGACAACCTTCAGCGTGTTTTAAATAAAGCCCAAGAAAATGAAATTGCTCGTTTAGAGTCCCGTTTGACCGTATTAGCCACCACCGGCAGCACCGGTCCCTTCATCGGTCTTTTCGGAACGGTTTGGGGGATCATGGGATCTTTCCATAAGATCGGGCAAACGGGATCAGCAAGCCTAGCGGTCGTAGCACCTGGTATCTCTGAGGCGTTGATTGCCACGGCGATTGGTCTGGCGGCGGCAATTCCGGCGGTGGTTCTTTATAATAACTTTATTGCTCGTATCCGCCGACAAGAAATCGTTCTGAATAATTTCAATGCAGATTTCCTTAACATCGTAAAAAGAAACTTCTTTCAAGGAAACTAG
- a CDS encoding RrF2 family transcriptional regulator, producing the protein MNKINRKFEYALMALKYMSQKIPGELTSAKEVSDSFHTPFDATARVMQQMAQKENGLLRAEYGANGGYQISKDLARVSVLDLIEMIEGPTALVKCVGEKKGCDIQGTCNIASPLQQLNDRLNGFYENLSLKELLLEKSANSKKAELHG; encoded by the coding sequence ATGAATAAGATCAACCGCAAATTTGAATACGCTTTGATGGCTTTAAAGTACATGAGCCAAAAGATTCCTGGCGAACTGACGTCAGCAAAAGAAGTGTCTGATTCTTTTCATACTCCTTTTGATGCGACGGCGCGTGTGATGCAGCAAATGGCGCAAAAAGAAAACGGACTTTTGCGTGCAGAATATGGCGCTAACGGCGGGTATCAAATCAGCAAAGATTTGGCGCGAGTTTCTGTTTTGGATTTGATCGAAATGATCGAGGGTCCGACGGCCTTGGTAAAATGCGTGGGCGAAAAAAAGGGCTGCGACATTCAAGGAACTTGCAACATCGCATCCCCACTTCAACAACTTAATGATCGACTCAATGGCTTTTATGAAAACCTTAGCTTGAAAGAACTGCTCTTGGAAAAATCTGCGAACTCTAAAAAGGCGGAACTGCATGGATAA
- the sufB gene encoding Fe-S cluster assembly protein SufB, with the protein MDNNKSNNNPLESYEYKYGFTTDIETDSVQLGLNEDIIRLISAKKNEPDWMLEYRLKAYRHWLTMTEPTWAHVSYPKIDFQAIRYYSAPKKQTEEDNKPKSLDDLDPELLKTFEKLGIPLSEQKRISGIAVDVVFDSVSVGTTHTDVLDKAGVIFCSISEAVHKHPELVKKYLGTVVPYTDNYYAALNAAVFTDGSFCYIPKGVRCPIDLSTYFRINAKDTGQFERTLLICDEGGYVNYLEGCTAPQRDENQLHAAVVELIAFDDAEIKYSTVQNWYTGDKEGRGGIYNFVTKRGKAAGKRSKISWTQVESGSAITWKYPSCILQGDYSEGAFYSVALTHDRMQADTGTKMIHIGKNTKSTIISKGISTDFSSNAYRGQVKIMPSAENARNYSQCDSMLVGDKCSASTFPYIEVKNKTATLEHEATTSRISEDQIFYLQSRGLDMEKTISMLVNGFCKEVFKELPLEFAVEAVKLIEMKLENSVG; encoded by the coding sequence ATGGATAATAATAAGTCCAACAACAATCCGCTTGAAAGTTATGAATACAAATACGGTTTTACGACCGATATTGAAACTGATTCGGTTCAACTGGGACTGAATGAAGATATCATTCGTTTGATTTCTGCTAAAAAGAACGAACCCGACTGGATGTTGGAATACCGTCTTAAAGCTTATCGTCATTGGTTGACGATGACAGAGCCTACGTGGGCGCATGTTTCATATCCAAAAATTGATTTCCAGGCGATTCGTTATTATTCCGCACCAAAAAAACAAACGGAAGAAGATAACAAACCCAAATCCTTAGATGATCTGGATCCCGAGTTATTAAAAACTTTCGAAAAACTGGGTATTCCATTATCTGAACAAAAACGTATCAGCGGTATTGCTGTCGACGTGGTTTTTGACTCAGTTTCTGTAGGAACCACGCATACGGATGTTTTAGATAAAGCCGGCGTTATCTTTTGTTCAATTTCTGAAGCCGTTCATAAACATCCAGAGTTGGTAAAAAAATATCTAGGTACGGTTGTGCCTTACACCGACAACTATTACGCGGCTTTAAATGCAGCGGTCTTTACCGATGGATCTTTCTGTTACATCCCTAAAGGAGTTCGTTGCCCCATTGATTTATCAACGTACTTCCGTATCAATGCTAAAGATACCGGGCAATTTGAAAGAACTCTTTTGATTTGTGATGAGGGTGGTTACGTAAACTACCTTGAGGGTTGTACCGCGCCTCAACGTGATGAAAACCAGCTTCATGCGGCCGTGGTGGAACTTATCGCTTTTGATGATGCGGAAATTAAATATTCCACAGTGCAAAACTGGTATACGGGCGACAAAGAAGGTCGTGGCGGTATCTATAACTTTGTGACTAAGCGTGGAAAAGCGGCCGGGAAGCGTTCAAAAATTTCTTGGACTCAAGTGGAGTCAGGTTCCGCTATCACTTGGAAATATCCGTCTTGCATCTTGCAAGGGGACTATTCTGAGGGTGCTTTTTATTCTGTCGCGTTGACTCACGATCGCATGCAAGCCGACACGGGTACAAAGATGATCCACATCGGTAAGAATACAAAAAGTACGATCATCTCTAAAGGTATTTCGACAGATTTTTCGTCAAATGCTTACCGTGGCCAAGTGAAAATCATGCCGTCAGCTGAAAATGCACGTAATTATTCGCAGTGTGATTCAATGCTTGTGGGTGATAAGTGCAGTGCCAGCACGTTCCCTTATATTGAAGTTAAAAATAAAACCGCAACGTTAGAGCACGAAGCAACCACTTCGCGCATCAGTGAAGATCAGATCTTCTATTTACAATCGCGCGGTTTGGATATGGAAAAAACAATCTCGATGCTGGTGAACGGATTCTGTAAAGAAGTTTTCAAAGAATTGCCTTTGGAATTTGCCGTGGAAGCCGTGAAGTTAATCGAAATGAAGCTAGAAAATAGTGTGGGATAA
- the sufC gene encoding Fe-S cluster assembly ATPase SufC has product MLEIKNLQARVEEKEILKGLNLTVKAGEVHAIMGPNGSGKSTLSKVLAGHPAYEVTGGEVKYEINFMMQSLLDLAPDERAKEGIFLAFQYPVEVPGVSNFTFLHTAFNSVLAHQGSEPMPEGEFREFLVQKLKLVSMKPEYLDRPVNTGFSGGEKKKNEILQMAVLSPRLALLDETDSGLDIDALRVVSDGVNKLRRKDNAIILVTHYQRLLDYIKPDFVHVLLNGKIVETGDSSLALKLEEKGYDWLIN; this is encoded by the coding sequence ATGTTAGAGATTAAAAACCTTCAAGCACGTGTTGAAGAAAAAGAAATTTTAAAAGGCTTGAACCTGACAGTAAAAGCCGGTGAAGTGCATGCGATCATGGGGCCCAATGGCTCTGGCAAATCGACTTTGTCTAAAGTTCTGGCAGGCCATCCGGCTTATGAAGTGACCGGTGGCGAAGTAAAATACGAAATCAATTTCATGATGCAAAGTCTTTTAGATCTTGCTCCGGATGAGCGTGCGAAAGAAGGCATCTTTTTAGCATTCCAATATCCGGTGGAAGTCCCAGGAGTTTCTAACTTCACCTTCTTGCACACCGCCTTTAATTCGGTTTTGGCCCATCAAGGTTCTGAACCCATGCCCGAAGGCGAATTCCGTGAATTCTTGGTTCAAAAATTAAAACTCGTTAGCATGAAGCCAGAATATCTGGATCGTCCCGTAAACACCGGCTTTTCAGGTGGTGAAAAAAAGAAAAACGAAATCTTGCAGATGGCAGTTTTATCGCCGCGTCTGGCGTTGCTGGATGAAACAGATTCAGGCCTTGATATCGATGCTTTGCGTGTGGTTTCGGACGGTGTGAATAAGCTTCGTCGTAAAGACAACGCCATCATCTTGGTGACGCATTACCAAAGACTATTAGATTATATTAAACCTGACTTCGTACATGTTCTTTTGAACGGAAAAATCGTTGAGACCGGTGACTCTTCTTTGGCTTTGAAGCTTGAAGAAAAGGGTTACGACTGGTTGATCAATTAA
- the sufD gene encoding Fe-S cluster assembly protein SufD, protein MSLFSSYEKFSKSSPADGALLAFRQAGFDYAKDKGLPTRQNEDWHYTSVKLLSEAEYTASTPEGFLPAHELFVEVKKFLNPDFTNFVFFNGVFNRTLSDETPKTVKFEQTKNWATTFADAFDALNGAYLTQSWDLEVPAETSVEKPVNFVFFSANNDGVSTMMHPRLNIKVGKRSSVRVLESYYGSSSGAYFVNTVTHLQVGESAKATYIRLQNEPTNVVNIGRTNISVDANANVESLSYATGARLGRHSLDVVLKGAGSHSEVLGLYSVSGNQHVDNTTTIDHAIGACDTNQLYKGILDGESRAVFNGKVLIRKDAQKANSAQLNNNLLLSQKAEADSKPNLEIYADDVKASHGSTVGQLNAEEIFYLQSRAIPKEKAIPMLSYGYLSEVIYKISDESIQHWLTRHLDEAFKRLSIPSVTK, encoded by the coding sequence ATGAGTTTATTTTCATCGTACGAAAAATTTAGCAAATCTTCACCAGCGGACGGGGCGCTTTTAGCATTCCGTCAGGCAGGTTTTGATTATGCTAAAGACAAAGGGCTTCCGACCCGTCAGAACGAAGACTGGCACTACACCAGTGTGAAGCTTCTGTCTGAAGCGGAATACACGGCAAGTACGCCTGAAGGATTTTTGCCGGCGCATGAGCTTTTTGTCGAAGTTAAGAAGTTCTTAAATCCTGATTTTACCAATTTTGTATTCTTTAACGGCGTATTTAATCGCACTCTTTCTGATGAAACTCCGAAGACCGTAAAATTTGAGCAGACAAAAAATTGGGCGACGACTTTTGCGGATGCGTTTGATGCGCTTAATGGTGCTTACTTGACGCAAAGTTGGGATTTGGAAGTTCCGGCGGAAACCTCTGTGGAAAAGCCTGTGAATTTCGTCTTTTTCTCTGCAAACAATGATGGTGTATCCACAATGATGCATCCACGTTTGAATATCAAAGTCGGCAAGCGCTCTTCGGTGCGTGTCCTAGAGAGCTATTATGGTTCTTCTTCGGGGGCTTACTTTGTGAATACTGTGACTCACTTACAAGTGGGTGAAAGTGCCAAAGCGACTTACATCCGTTTGCAAAATGAGCCGACCAATGTAGTTAACATTGGTCGCACCAATATTTCCGTTGATGCTAATGCGAATGTGGAAAGCCTGTCTTACGCAACGGGGGCTCGCTTGGGCCGCCATTCTTTGGATGTCGTTCTTAAGGGGGCGGGATCTCACAGTGAAGTCTTAGGGCTTTATTCAGTTTCGGGGAATCAACATGTGGATAACACCACGACGATTGATCATGCTATCGGGGCCTGTGATACCAATCAGCTTTATAAAGGTATCTTAGATGGCGAATCGCGCGCGGTCTTTAACGGTAAAGTTTTGATCCGTAAAGATGCGCAAAAAGCCAACTCGGCTCAGTTAAATAATAATCTGCTTTTAAGCCAAAAGGCAGAAGCGGACAGCAAGCCTAATCTAGAGATCTATGCCGATGACGTTAAAGCATCACATGGATCGACGGTGGGGCAATTAAATGCAGAAGAGATTTTTTATCTGCAATCCCGCGCAATTCCGAAAGAAAAAGCCATTCCGATGTTAAGTTATGGCTATCTTTCAGAAGTGATTTATAAAATTTCAGACGAGTCTATTCAGCACTGGCTGACTCGTCATTTGGATGAAGCCTTTAAGCGTTTGTCGATTCCTTCGGTGACGAAATAG
- a CDS encoding aminotransferase class V-fold PLP-dependent enzyme, translated as MSELDPIFASVRNEFPALKQKVHGKALSYLDSGATTLKPQSVIDRITHFYSFETSNVHRGAHYLGDVATQAFESARTRVAKFLNSSQTEEIIFVRGTTEGVNLVAHSWGLTNLKAGDEILITEMEHHGNIVPWQIVAEKVGAKVLAARVLDNGELDMDDFKKKLSGKTKMVAFTACSNVLGTNTDMKLMTKLAHEVGAKVLIDGAQIVSQVRVDVQDIDCDFFVFSAHKIFGPFGFGVVFGKRDILDTMPPYQGGGSMISKVTIDKTTFNDVPFRFEAGTPHVEGAVGLHAALDFVDRIGFDKIHAYEMELLKEATTKLSAIPDVVIVGTAHNKGPILSFNIKGVHHSDVGQILDQEGVAVRAGHHCTQPLMARFGVPGTVRASFSVYNNHEDINALVKAVAKAREMLL; from the coding sequence ATGAGTGAATTAGATCCAATTTTTGCCTCTGTAAGAAATGAATTCCCAGCACTAAAGCAAAAGGTGCATGGGAAGGCATTGTCGTACCTAGACAGTGGCGCCACGACTTTAAAGCCGCAATCGGTGATTGATCGTATTACTCATTTTTATTCTTTTGAAACTTCAAATGTGCATCGTGGGGCGCATTATTTAGGGGATGTGGCGACGCAAGCTTTTGAGTCGGCGCGCACGCGTGTAGCAAAATTCTTAAACTCTTCACAAACTGAAGAAATCATTTTTGTTCGCGGAACCACTGAGGGTGTTAACTTAGTGGCCCATTCCTGGGGTTTAACCAACCTTAAAGCGGGCGATGAAATTCTGATCACCGAAATGGAACATCACGGAAACATCGTTCCTTGGCAAATTGTTGCTGAAAAAGTGGGGGCGAAGGTTTTAGCGGCTCGTGTTTTAGATAACGGCGAACTCGACATGGATGACTTTAAAAAGAAATTGTCGGGAAAAACCAAAATGGTCGCGTTTACGGCGTGTTCAAATGTTTTAGGTACGAACACGGACATGAAGCTTATGACTAAGCTTGCTCACGAAGTGGGTGCTAAGGTTTTGATCGACGGGGCCCAGATCGTTTCGCAAGTTCGTGTGGATGTTCAAGATATCGATTGTGACTTCTTTGTGTTTTCCGCACATAAAATTTTTGGTCCCTTTGGCTTTGGGGTGGTTTTCGGTAAAAGAGACATCTTAGATACCATGCCTCCGTACCAAGGCGGCGGCAGCATGATTTCTAAAGTCACCATTGATAAAACCACTTTCAATGATGTTCCTTTCCGTTTTGAGGCGGGAACTCCGCACGTAGAAGGTGCCGTGGGATTGCATGCTGCTTTGGATTTTGTAGATCGTATTGGTTTTGATAAAATCCATGCCTATGAAATGGAACTTTTAAAAGAAGCGACGACTAAGTTGTCAGCGATTCCGGATGTCGTGATTGTCGGAACAGCTCATAACAAAGGGCCGATTCTTTCATTTAATATTAAAGGTGTGCATCACTCCGATGTAGGCCAAATCTTAGATCAAGAGGGGGTTGCGGTTCGCGCCGGCCACCATTGTACTCAGCCGTTGATGGCAAGATTTGGCGTACCCGGGACTGTGCGCGCTTCGTTCTCAGTTTACAATAATCACGAAGATATCAACGCACTAGTAAAGGCCGTGGCCAAAGCACGGGAGATGTTATTATGA
- a CDS encoding NifU family protein, producing MSTQDVLIRIQATPNPNAWKFVLDRPVLTEGKMTYTDPKEADQSILASSLFLVEGVRQVHFFQNVITVTHNFDADPEELQKEVCSVIQTRMPAHNPNVTVMDEKKMRRAGLSPELQQIEEILDHTVRPGLQGDGGDIEVVKYEENKLYVFYQGACGTCPSATSGTLMAIEGILRDQFNPTVEVIPV from the coding sequence ATGAGCACCCAAGATGTCCTAATTCGTATTCAAGCAACCCCGAATCCAAACGCATGGAAGTTCGTTTTAGACCGTCCGGTTTTAACTGAAGGCAAAATGACTTACACGGATCCCAAAGAAGCCGATCAAAGCATTTTGGCTTCATCACTTTTTTTGGTTGAAGGTGTCCGCCAAGTTCACTTTTTCCAAAATGTGATCACGGTGACGCATAATTTTGATGCCGATCCTGAAGAACTGCAAAAAGAAGTTTGTTCTGTTATCCAGACACGCATGCCCGCGCACAATCCCAATGTCACGGTGATGGATGAAAAGAAAATGCGTCGGGCAGGACTGTCCCCTGAACTTCAGCAGATTGAAGAGATCTTAGACCACACGGTGCGCCCAGGTTTGCAGGGCGATGGTGGGGATATTGAAGTAGTTAAATACGAAGAGAATAAACTGTACGTGTTTTATCAAGGGGCTTGCGGCACATGCCCAAGTGCGACTTCAGGCACATTGATGGCGATCGAAGGCATTCTTCGTGATCAATTCAATCCGACAGTCGAAGTTATTCCGGTATAG
- the xseA gene encoding exodeoxyribonuclease VII large subunit, protein MSDIPNQPFRKTALSAETGMELAPKSNEPSVLSVEGLNVYIKQLLEGQVGMVWVRGELSNFKAHTSGHFYFSLKDSKSQITAVMFRGHNARLKFKPTDGMEVIIRGRITVYEPRGNYQLMCEMMEPVGAGALQKAFEQLKMKLKGEGLFDSARKKPIPTLPRHIAIVTSPTGAAIRDILNVLSRRAKSVEVTVVPTIVQGEAAAPQIREAFKKAMKLPGVDVIIIGRGGGSIEDMWCFNDEALARLIASSPIPVISAVGHEIDFTIADFVADLRAPTPSAAAELVAKSSAELASKVKAAERMLYVSFEKRMKLLMERVRNLSKLLVDPQRRLQDLELRNDDLLNRLEFAIHRRLTEKRHRVELFTHKLGSPQDLIDEKRKEIEFLETQISKGMVFSMERRLARLSRFMGVLDSLSPLKVVERGYSIVKKNEEVIKSSHQVSQGDMLDIRLAQGSLTAKVESVKE, encoded by the coding sequence ATGTCAGACATCCCAAATCAACCTTTTCGTAAGACTGCCTTAAGTGCTGAAACCGGCATGGAGCTCGCTCCGAAATCGAATGAGCCGTCGGTTCTTTCCGTGGAAGGATTGAATGTCTACATCAAGCAATTGCTTGAAGGCCAAGTGGGTATGGTGTGGGTGCGTGGGGAACTTTCTAATTTCAAAGCGCACACGTCGGGACATTTTTATTTCAGCCTTAAAGATTCAAAGTCTCAAATCACGGCGGTGATGTTCCGCGGGCATAATGCGCGTTTAAAATTTAAACCTACTGACGGTATGGAGGTTATCATCCGTGGTCGCATCACGGTGTATGAACCTCGTGGCAATTACCAGCTGATGTGCGAGATGATGGAGCCGGTTGGCGCCGGGGCTTTGCAAAAAGCTTTTGAGCAACTAAAAATGAAACTGAAAGGCGAAGGCCTTTTTGATTCAGCTCGGAAAAAACCGATTCCTACTTTGCCAAGACATATCGCGATTGTGACCTCCCCAACCGGGGCGGCGATCCGTGATATTTTAAATGTTCTTTCTCGTCGTGCAAAATCTGTCGAGGTCACAGTTGTTCCGACCATCGTACAAGGTGAAGCGGCGGCTCCCCAAATCCGTGAGGCTTTCAAAAAAGCCATGAAACTTCCAGGTGTGGATGTCATCATCATTGGTCGTGGTGGTGGATCGATTGAAGACATGTGGTGCTTTAATGATGAAGCCTTAGCGCGTCTTATTGCTTCAAGTCCTATCCCTGTGATTTCAGCTGTCGGCCATGAAATTGATTTTACTATTGCTGACTTTGTTGCGGATTTAAGAGCGCCAACGCCCTCCGCCGCGGCCGAGCTTGTCGCTAAAAGTTCGGCCGAACTTGCCAGCAAAGTAAAAGCGGCCGAGCGCATGTTGTATGTGAGCTTTGAAAAAAGAATGAAGCTTTTAATGGAACGTGTACGCAACCTTTCAAAACTTTTAGTAGATCCTCAGCGGCGCTTGCAAGATTTGGAATTGCGTAATGACGACCTTTTAAATCGTTTGGAATTTGCGATTCATCGCCGCTTAACAGAAAAACGTCATCGCGTAGAGCTTTTCACTCATAAACTTGGATCGCCTCAAGATCTTATCGATGAAAAGCGTAAAGAGATTGAGTTTTTAGAAACCCAAATCTCTAAGGGTATGGTGTTTTCCATGGAGCGAAGACTTGCGCGTCTTTCGCGTTTCATGGGCGTGCTTGATAGTTTGAGTCCGCTGAAAGTTGTGGAGCGCGGCTATTCCATCGTGAAAAAAAATGAAGAAGTTATTAAATCATCCCATCAAGTCTCTCAAGGAGATATGCTGGATATACGCTTGGCTCAAGGTTCGTTGACGGCAAAAGTAGAAAGCGTAAAGGAGTAA
- a CDS encoding exodeoxyribonuclease VII small subunit, whose protein sequence is MDFEKKLSRLEEIVQKMEKGDLALEDSLKLFEEGVKLSRECHSRLNEAESKVKLLMSVGADGKPVVSDFASEEN, encoded by the coding sequence ATGGATTTCGAGAAAAAACTAAGCCGCTTAGAAGAGATCGTACAAAAAATGGAAAAAGGCGATCTGGCTTTAGAAGATTCTTTAAAACTTTTTGAAGAAGGTGTGAAGCTTTCTCGCGAGTGCCATTCGCGACTGAACGAGGCTGAATCAAAAGTAAAACTTTTGATGTCTGTCGGCGCTGACGGTAAACCGGTTGTTTCTGATTTCGCTTCAGAGGAAAACTAA
- a CDS encoding polyprenyl synthetase family protein, which produces MDLALQLEKEMSLRVQTVNEAVEAYLSEISLPQVESMLELRKSMLYSATNGGKRFRPVLSLLVADLFGASAERVLPFAIAVEMIHTYSLIHDDLPCMDNDDIRRGKPTNHKVYGEDFALLAGDALLTEAFFLLADKYGDTSHLSATLIKLLSEAAGLRGMVGGQAIDLRAGKKRFTLEELTQLHLLKTGALIRVAAEGAAIIAGARPTQIESLRKFGEGLGLAFQVADDILDHGEKDQDARSFTGILGMEPTKDYLRNLSSEIRAELHKVSGQAPLLEYLIDFNQNRSH; this is translated from the coding sequence TTGGATTTAGCTCTGCAATTAGAAAAGGAAATGTCTTTGCGTGTGCAGACGGTGAATGAGGCCGTTGAAGCCTACCTGTCGGAAATATCTCTTCCGCAAGTCGAATCCATGCTTGAATTGCGCAAGTCCATGCTTTATTCCGCAACAAACGGGGGCAAGCGCTTCCGTCCGGTGCTTTCTCTTTTGGTAGCAGATCTATTTGGTGCTTCAGCAGAACGTGTTCTGCCTTTTGCTATTGCGGTGGAAATGATTCACACCTATTCCCTGATTCATGATGATCTTCCGTGCATGGATAATGATGATATCCGCCGTGGCAAGCCCACCAATCACAAAGTGTATGGGGAAGACTTTGCATTGTTAGCAGGCGATGCGCTTTTAACTGAAGCTTTTTTCTTACTCGCTGATAAATACGGCGATACTAGTCACTTGTCTGCGACTTTGATCAAACTTCTCTCGGAGGCCGCAGGCCTTCGCGGCATGGTCGGTGGTCAAGCCATTGACTTACGTGCGGGGAAAAAACGTTTTACTTTAGAAGAACTTACTCAGCTGCATTTGCTTAAAACCGGCGCTTTGATTCGAGTGGCGGCTGAAGGGGCGGCGATCATCGCAGGCGCAAGGCCCACCCAGATTGAAAGCTTAAGAAAATTTGGTGAAGGCCTGGGCTTAGCATTCCAAGTGGCCGATGATATTTTGGATCACGGTGAAAAAGATCAAGATGCGCGCAGCTTTACGGGTATCTTGGGCATGGAGCCGACGAAAGATTATTTGCGAAATCTAAGTTCGGAAATTCGGGCAGAGCTTCACAAGGTTTCTGGACAGGCTCCTCTTTTGGAATACCTGATTGATTTTAATCAAAACCGCAGTCACTAA
- a CDS encoding TlyA family RNA methyltransferase, with amino-acid sequence MSDKASSKTRLDVWLMEKGLASSRTQAQDLIAAGQVFLHSKNGKKTLNKSSFAVEPEMADLISVESGAANRFVSRGGLKLEGALEHVKLNLQGLNALDVGISTGGFTDCLLQKGVSSVVGVDVGHGQVHKSLLGHARLRVFEGINARSLSQEPGVLAAKPEGGFDLAVMDVSFISITLIIPEIYSLLKKEGVLLSLVKPQFEVGIDGLSKGGIVKDVSKYAEVEAKIKDLCASCGFKVMDYFSSSILGKDGNNEFFIYAKKI; translated from the coding sequence ATGAGCGACAAGGCAAGTTCAAAAACCCGATTAGATGTTTGGTTGATGGAAAAAGGCTTAGCCTCTTCGCGCACGCAGGCCCAAGACTTGATTGCTGCGGGTCAGGTTTTTTTACATTCAAAAAACGGCAAAAAAACTTTAAACAAATCTAGCTTTGCGGTTGAGCCTGAAATGGCAGATCTGATTTCGGTAGAATCGGGTGCGGCCAATCGTTTTGTTTCTCGCGGGGGATTAAAACTTGAAGGTGCGTTAGAACATGTGAAGTTAAACCTCCAAGGTCTTAACGCTTTAGATGTTGGGATTTCAACGGGCGGATTTACCGACTGTCTTTTGCAAAAAGGCGTTTCTTCGGTGGTTGGCGTGGACGTCGGCCATGGGCAAGTTCATAAATCTCTTTTGGGACATGCAAGGCTGCGGGTTTTTGAAGGCATCAATGCCCGAAGTCTCAGCCAAGAGCCGGGCGTTTTAGCCGCCAAACCGGAAGGTGGGTTTGATTTAGCCGTCATGGATGTCTCTTTCATCTCGATCACGCTGATCATTCCAGAAATTTACTCACTGCTTAAAAAAGAGGGTGTGCTTTTAAGTCTGGTTAAGCCCCAATTTGAAGTCGGGATTGACGGCCTCTCTAAGGGGGGTATAGTCAAAGATGTTTCTAAATACGCAGAGGTTGAAGCCAAAATCAAAGACCTATGTGCCTCTTGCGGTTTTAAAGTAATGGACTATTTTTCTTCATCGATTTTGGGAAAGGACGGGAACAATGAGTTCTTCATCTATGCTAAAAAGATCTAG